In Pedobacter sp. WC2423, the following are encoded in one genomic region:
- the gldM gene encoding gliding motility protein GldM, translating into MAGGKETTRQKMINIMYLVLLAMLALNVSDTILNAFKNINDSLDSSRTNVSTSIDQLFTAFQNTKLKEEPGRAQPIWDKANQAKKYADDLNGYIQQLKQQFNTAGGGIDPETGDLKERGNQDIAQGIMINAKEGEKLKAKINETREKLIALLEAEDRKHVSFSLEAKDAEKSIEGKKKWEDINFGEGTPLTAANTVLTKIQSDTRNAEAEIVKKLFGNMDKSLVNLDQFAAVAVAPTSYVIQGQPYSAQVFLTASDSKSSPEISVGGGKLAIKDGKGTYTGGTGSVGVFKWVGTIRVKQTDGQIKEYRTPEQTYQVAKPSATVSPDKMNVIYAGIPNPFSVSAAGFPLESVKASISGGSMSGSNGKYSVSVGGDQIGKTVNINVTANNAGKTVNLGSQQFRVKALPTPKAFIKGKSGGNVELEWLARSGAIETQLDDFVFDIKYKVIRFNATFINPRSDAVNIPNSGGSFSGQIKGALNSIKPGATVIFKDIIAEGPDGRQKNLDGITFTAK; encoded by the coding sequence ATGGCCGGAGGAAAAGAAACAACGAGGCAGAAGATGATCAATATCATGTATTTGGTATTGTTAGCTATGCTTGCGCTAAACGTATCTGATACTATACTGAATGCCTTTAAGAATATCAATGATAGTTTGGATTCGTCACGGACGAATGTAAGCACAAGCATTGATCAGTTGTTCACTGCATTTCAGAATACTAAACTTAAAGAGGAGCCTGGAAGGGCACAGCCGATTTGGGATAAAGCCAATCAGGCAAAAAAATATGCGGATGACCTGAATGGTTATATTCAGCAATTGAAACAACAATTTAATACTGCCGGTGGCGGTATCGATCCTGAAACTGGTGACCTGAAAGAAAGAGGAAATCAGGATATCGCTCAGGGTATCATGATCAATGCTAAAGAAGGCGAGAAGCTGAAAGCAAAGATTAATGAAACACGCGAAAAATTAATTGCACTTTTAGAGGCTGAAGACCGTAAACATGTTTCCTTTTCTTTGGAAGCGAAGGATGCAGAAAAAAGCATAGAGGGTAAAAAGAAGTGGGAAGATATTAACTTCGGAGAAGGTACGCCATTAACTGCTGCAAATACAGTATTGACTAAAATTCAGTCGGATACAAGAAATGCAGAGGCTGAAATTGTTAAGAAATTGTTCGGAAACATGGATAAGTCGCTGGTTAATCTTGATCAGTTTGCAGCTGTAGCGGTTGCGCCGACTTCTTACGTAATTCAGGGACAACCTTACAGTGCACAAGTATTTTTAACAGCAAGTGATTCTAAATCAAGTCCTGAAATAAGTGTTGGCGGTGGAAAATTAGCTATTAAAGACGGTAAAGGAACTTATACAGGAGGAACTGGTTCTGTAGGGGTGTTTAAATGGGTTGGAACAATCCGTGTAAAACAAACTGACGGACAGATTAAAGAATACAGAACTCCGGAACAGACTTACCAGGTTGCTAAGCCATCAGCTACGGTTTCACCTGATAAGATGAATGTAATTTATGCCGGTATTCCGAATCCGTTCTCTGTTTCGGCAGCAGGTTTTCCTTTGGAAAGTGTGAAAGCAAGTATTTCAGGCGGCTCAATGAGCGGTTCAAATGGTAAATATTCAGTGAGCGTAGGTGGTGATCAGATCGGTAAAACAGTAAACATTAATGTGACTGCGAATAATGCTGGTAAAACTGTCAACTTAGGCTCACAACAGTTCAGAGTAAAAGCATTACCAACACCAAAAGCCTTTATTAAAGGTAAATCTGGTGGAAATGTTGAGCTGGAATGGTTGGCAAGATCTGGTGCAATTGAGACCCAGCTGGATGATTTTGTGTTTGACATTAAATATAAAGTAATCAGGTTTAACGCTACCTTTATTAATCCAAGATCGGATGCCGTGAATATCCCTAACAGTGGTGGTTCATTTAGCGGTCAGATCAAAGGTGCTTTGAATTCGATTAAACCAGGGGCGACGGTAATCTTTAAAGATATTATCGCTGAAGGACCTGACGGCAGACAAAAGAATTTAGATGGTATCACATTTACAGCTAAATAG
- the gldN gene encoding gliding motility protein GldN: MKQFLYLIILLFVGTETFAQSKPVKPVVSQRPKVKPAKSTPAEVMPATDAVAVPAADVVKPVPETVTPINTPAVSTPAINSPSVNAPVVATSTAAATTPLLKKSKIKTPPKDGFFARKDVDSSVMVPYADVREEDVFYSKRIWRELDLRDTINSVLNTENSKLIEIILEAIGNEELTAYSPKDTTAGKVLEDNDAFKIALTSAEALRNARGTSEGEADEKGKIGDPVLKRLRADEFLKYRIKEDWILDVKRSIFEPRIVGLAPMKMVEGNWQPVFWIYYDEARTILSKKKLQDPSNDASVLTFDDFFVRRLFSSNIVKETNPSNKTIVEMLNQTDPKDPRKLYESERIKKGMADYEQSLWEY, encoded by the coding sequence ATGAAACAATTTCTATATCTGATTATCCTGTTATTCGTGGGAACTGAGACGTTCGCTCAGAGCAAACCTGTAAAACCAGTCGTTAGTCAGCGTCCGAAGGTAAAGCCAGCAAAATCAACTCCTGCGGAAGTTATGCCTGCTACGGATGCGGTTGCAGTGCCTGCTGCAGATGTAGTTAAACCTGTACCTGAAACGGTAACTCCAATCAATACTCCTGCAGTTAGTACACCTGCTATAAATTCACCATCGGTTAATGCACCAGTAGTAGCTACATCAACTGCGGCAGCCACTACACCTTTGCTTAAAAAATCGAAGATCAAGACTCCTCCAAAAGATGGTTTCTTTGCGAGAAAAGATGTAGACAGCAGCGTAATGGTTCCTTATGCAGATGTAAGAGAAGAAGATGTATTTTATTCTAAACGTATCTGGAGAGAACTGGATTTACGGGATACGATCAATTCAGTATTAAATACAGAAAACTCTAAACTGATCGAAATTATACTGGAAGCCATTGGAAATGAAGAGCTAACTGCTTATTCACCTAAAGATACTACTGCTGGAAAAGTCCTGGAAGACAATGACGCTTTCAAGATTGCTTTGACTTCGGCCGAAGCATTGAGAAATGCAAGAGGAACTTCTGAAGGAGAAGCTGATGAAAAAGGTAAAATAGGAGACCCGGTATTGAAACGCTTAAGAGCGGATGAATTTTTAAAATACAGAATTAAAGAAGACTGGATCCTGGATGTTAAAAGATCAATCTTTGAACCGCGTATTGTTGGTCTTGCACCCATGAAAATGGTAGAAGGTAACTGGCAACCCGTATTCTGGATCTATTACGATGAAGCCCGGACCATATTGAGCAAGAAAAAATTACAGGATCCATCGAATGATGCATCGGTGTTAACTTTCGATGATTTTTTTGTCAGACGCCTGTTCTCGAGTAATATCGTGAAAGAAACAAATCCATCTAATAAAACAATTGTGGAGATGCTAAATCAGACCGATCCTAAAGATCCAAGAAAGTTATACGAATCTGAAAGGATTAAAAAGGGAATGGCCGACTACGAACAAAGTTTGTGGGAATACTAA
- the uvrC gene encoding excinuclease ABC subunit UvrC, giving the protein MSIFDYKKALADIPHKPGVYQYWDQEDTLIYIGKAKDLRNRVGSYFNQDNQMNGKTRVLVSKIRKITFTIVDTEIDAWLLENSLIKKHQPRYNIMLKDDKTYPWIIIKKEPFPRLYWTRKMIKDGSTYFGPYASVGMMHTILDLIKETYPLRTCNLPLTDENIHAGKFKVCLEYQIGNCKGPCQAYQSDEDYDQSITEIKDILNGKIGNVIKDVKQVIKKAVDELNFEYAHQYQKKLLVLEKYQSKSTVVNSSITNVDVVSIASDERYAFVNYLKIMNGSIIQTQTIEIKKRLDESDEELLTLAITEFRTKFSSTSREIIVPFDIKLKDENLKFTVPKLGEKKNLLELSHKNVLFFRREKLNQYEKLNPDLRSERILTQMQKDLMLTQLPVHIECFDNSNFQGAYPVSAIVVFKDAKPSKKDYRHFNVKTVEGPNDFATMEEAVYRRYKRMLEEEESLPQLIIIDGGKGQLSSAVSSLKKLGIEHKVTVIGIAKRLEELYYPGDSYPLHLDKKSETLKVIQQLRDEAHRFGITFHRKKRDQGTLKTELEDIPGIGKTTADKLLRHFKSVKKIREATAAELETVLNKAQVKTLLTHFAPKTT; this is encoded by the coding sequence ATGAGCATTTTTGATTACAAAAAGGCATTAGCCGATATTCCGCATAAACCCGGTGTTTATCAATACTGGGATCAGGAAGATACGCTCATTTATATCGGCAAAGCCAAAGATTTAAGAAACCGTGTCGGCTCTTATTTCAATCAGGACAACCAGATGAATGGTAAAACACGGGTATTGGTTTCCAAGATCCGCAAGATTACTTTTACGATTGTTGATACCGAGATCGATGCCTGGCTGCTGGAAAACAGCCTGATAAAAAAACATCAGCCAAGGTATAATATCATGCTGAAAGATGATAAGACCTATCCATGGATTATTATCAAAAAAGAACCTTTTCCGCGTCTGTACTGGACACGGAAAATGATCAAAGACGGATCCACCTATTTTGGCCCTTATGCCTCTGTAGGGATGATGCATACCATCCTCGACCTGATCAAAGAGACTTATCCTTTACGTACCTGTAACCTCCCGCTCACAGACGAAAACATCCATGCCGGGAAATTCAAAGTCTGTCTGGAATATCAGATTGGCAATTGTAAGGGGCCTTGTCAGGCTTATCAGTCGGATGAAGATTATGATCAGAGTATAACAGAGATCAAAGATATTCTGAATGGAAAAATCGGTAATGTAATCAAAGATGTTAAACAGGTAATCAAAAAAGCAGTTGATGAACTGAATTTTGAATATGCCCATCAGTATCAGAAAAAATTACTGGTCCTGGAAAAGTATCAAAGTAAATCAACTGTAGTCAACAGCTCTATTACCAATGTAGATGTGGTGAGTATTGCTTCTGATGAGCGTTATGCTTTTGTCAATTACTTAAAGATCATGAATGGAAGTATCATTCAGACGCAGACCATAGAGATCAAAAAACGTCTGGACGAATCTGATGAAGAACTGCTTACCCTGGCCATTACTGAATTCAGGACGAAGTTCAGCAGTACTTCCAGAGAGATTATCGTTCCTTTCGATATTAAACTAAAGGATGAAAATTTAAAGTTTACTGTTCCCAAGCTGGGTGAAAAGAAAAACCTGCTGGAACTTTCCCATAAAAATGTATTGTTTTTCAGACGTGAAAAGCTGAACCAGTATGAGAAACTAAATCCTGATTTACGGTCTGAACGTATTTTAACACAAATGCAGAAAGACCTGATGCTGACACAGCTGCCTGTTCATATTGAATGTTTCGATAACTCGAACTTCCAGGGAGCTTATCCTGTTTCAGCAATTGTTGTCTTTAAAGATGCCAAACCTTCTAAAAAAGATTACCGGCACTTCAATGTAAAAACAGTAGAAGGCCCGAATGATTTTGCGACCATGGAAGAAGCAGTTTACAGGCGATATAAGCGCATGTTAGAAGAAGAGGAGTCATTACCTCAGCTCATCATCATTGACGGTGGTAAAGGCCAGCTATCGTCGGCAGTAAGCAGTTTAAAAAAATTAGGGATAGAACATAAAGTCACAGTCATCGGTATTGCCAAAAGGCTGGAAGAGTTATATTATCCGGGAGATAGTTACCCGCTGCATCTGGACAAGAAATCGGAGACGTTAAAAGTTATCCAGCAGCTTCGTGATGAGGCCCACCGTTTTGGGATCACCTTTCACAGAAAGAAAAGAGATCAGGGTACTTTAAAGACCGAACTGGAAGATATTCCGGGTATTGGCAAGACAACTGCCGATAAGCTTTTACGTCATTTTAAATCGGTTAAAAAGATACGGGAGGCTACAGCGGCCGAATTGGAAACTGTACTGAACAAAGCACAGGTTAAAACTTTACTGACTCATTTTGCTCCGAAGACTACTTAA
- a CDS encoding penicillin-binding protein 1A, translating into MTKNISAAEIKSYNITLWKLLIGAMILFAIFIVAIGFGLFGTLPSFRDIEHPKSNQATEILTEDKRVLGTYFVQNRSNVTYPEISQHVINALISTEDTRFKEHSGIDFKRTFTIIFYNLIGKKQGASTITQQLALNLFSEEGRQKNFFKRLMQKFQEWIVAVKLERNFTKEEIITMYLNTVDFGNQAYGIKSAARVYFNTTPDKLTVAQAATLVGLQKGITRYSPTRNPERSLARRNTVMSNMVKEDLLTQQQFDEEKTKPLALKFSAATVNDGIAPYFRAVLKNDIKKIFQERSILKADGTPYDLDRDGLKIITTINYDMQVYAEEAQRDAMKVLQAQFTKGWKGRNPFKDKEMQIEQGIKRSDRYKALQLEGKSESEIKADFNTPAEMSIFTWKGNLDTLMKPVDSVKYYKLLLRNAMMAMDPKTGYVKAWVGGINYEHFKYDQVKMGTRQVGSTAKPFTYSVAIENGYSPCYQVLNEPVTIEVPGSAPWTPKSGGTLPGYITLQKALAFSQNYIAAYLMKQVGPTAVATLAKRMGITSDVPAYPSIALGSFDASVFDMVGAYSVFANKGVWTQPTYILRIEDKNGVVLFSQTPQKHPAMNEDVAYVMTRMLEGVVKNGYGYGLIGKYGLKNPIGGKTGTTQNNSDGWFVGITPDLVAGVWTGCEDRAFHFINTREGEGSKTAMPVFGGFFKKVYANPKLKVSKADFEVPKSGVSITYDCNQYQQQQTDTTELDKKLGF; encoded by the coding sequence ATGACCAAAAATATTTCGGCGGCAGAGATAAAAAGCTATAACATTACGCTCTGGAAGTTACTGATAGGTGCGATGATCCTGTTTGCAATCTTTATTGTTGCAATCGGTTTTGGGCTATTTGGAACGCTGCCTTCTTTCAGAGATATTGAACACCCTAAAAGTAATCAGGCTACTGAAATATTAACTGAGGACAAAAGAGTATTAGGTACCTATTTTGTACAGAACCGCTCTAATGTAACTTACCCTGAAATTTCTCAGCATGTAATCAATGCACTGATCTCTACAGAAGATACCAGGTTCAAAGAACACTCAGGCATTGACTTCAAGCGTACATTTACGATTATATTTTACAATTTAATAGGTAAAAAACAAGGCGCAAGTACAATTACACAACAATTAGCCCTTAACCTTTTCTCGGAAGAAGGCCGTCAAAAGAACTTCTTCAAACGTTTAATGCAGAAATTCCAGGAATGGATTGTTGCGGTAAAACTGGAACGTAACTTTACTAAAGAAGAGATTATTACCATGTACCTGAATACTGTAGATTTTGGTAACCAGGCTTATGGAATTAAATCTGCGGCGAGAGTTTATTTCAATACAACACCAGACAAGCTCACGGTAGCGCAAGCAGCTACATTGGTCGGACTGCAAAAAGGAATTACCCGCTATTCTCCTACCCGTAACCCGGAAAGATCATTAGCCAGACGAAATACAGTAATGTCAAATATGGTTAAAGAAGACCTGCTGACCCAACAGCAGTTTGACGAAGAAAAAACAAAACCTTTAGCCCTTAAATTCAGTGCAGCAACTGTAAATGACGGAATTGCTCCGTATTTCAGAGCAGTATTGAAAAATGATATTAAGAAAATATTTCAGGAACGCTCTATCTTAAAAGCAGATGGTACTCCGTATGATCTGGACAGGGACGGACTGAAAATTATCACGACCATCAATTACGATATGCAGGTTTATGCCGAAGAAGCGCAAAGAGATGCGATGAAAGTTTTGCAGGCACAATTTACAAAGGGCTGGAAAGGCAGAAACCCTTTCAAGGATAAAGAAATGCAGATTGAGCAGGGGATTAAAAGATCTGACCGTTACAAAGCTTTACAGCTGGAAGGAAAATCTGAGTCAGAAATTAAAGCAGACTTCAATACCCCGGCCGAAATGAGCATTTTCACCTGGAAAGGAAATCTGGATACCCTGATGAAGCCGGTGGATTCTGTAAAATATTATAAACTGCTGTTAAGAAATGCCATGATGGCTATGGATCCGAAAACAGGATATGTTAAAGCATGGGTTGGTGGTATCAATTACGAGCATTTCAAATACGATCAGGTAAAAATGGGAACCAGACAAGTAGGTTCAACAGCCAAACCTTTCACTTATTCTGTAGCTATAGAAAACGGTTATTCACCCTGTTATCAGGTCTTGAATGAGCCAGTAACGATTGAAGTTCCGGGGAGTGCGCCATGGACGCCAAAATCAGGTGGTACCTTACCAGGTTATATCACCTTGCAGAAAGCACTTGCTTTTTCTCAGAATTATATTGCCGCTTACCTGATGAAACAAGTAGGCCCTACTGCGGTCGCTACCCTGGCTAAAAGAATGGGAATCACGTCAGATGTACCTGCTTATCCATCTATTGCACTAGGTTCATTTGATGCCTCTGTATTTGATATGGTAGGTGCTTATAGTGTATTTGCGAATAAAGGTGTGTGGACGCAACCCACTTATATTTTAAGAATAGAAGATAAAAACGGAGTAGTACTGTTTTCTCAAACACCACAAAAACATCCTGCAATGAACGAAGACGTTGCTTATGTGATGACACGTATGCTGGAAGGTGTAGTGAAAAATGGTTATGGTTATGGTCTGATTGGTAAATACGGACTGAAAAATCCTATTGGTGGTAAAACCGGAACAACACAGAATAACTCTGATGGATGGTTCGTAGGGATTACTCCTGATCTGGTTGCCGGGGTTTGGACAGGTTGTGAAGACCGTGCATTTCACTTTATCAATACCAGAGAAGGTGAGGGATCGAAAACAGCCATGCCTGTTTTTGGTGGTTTCTTTAAGAAAGTATATGCCAACCCTAAATTAAAGGTGAGTAAAGCCGACTTTGAAGTACCTAAAAGCGGCGTATCCATCACTTACGATTGTAACCAATATCAACAGCAACAAACGGATACTACAGAACTGGACAAGAAGCTGGGTTTTTAA
- a CDS encoding tetratricopeptide repeat protein, translated as MKNLRRSSLKLLLFYLGSSLLVACSTPKDTATSRAMQNLTARYNYIYNANVMLNNYEEESYNNYIDNYSDVLPVYTDPEKFSSESVLHAPANDRALDAIIKKSRAIIADKAFSNYIDNAYLLLGKAYYLKTNYFVAEEYFDYTAKTYTKDMNVLITAQNWKARSLMQLNNMEDAAIILDTVYDNLELVKKKRAEPYATIAQSYIHQNRYNDAIPILEKAVKESQLHRNRIRWTYILAQLYERQKKYKEALALYTKVQKSNAGFELYFNANLNRIKVTGILNGEHLNRKKELLTLLKDDKNLDYHDQIYYQIAEDYAEENNITEAEKFYKLSIRNSTRNNYQKGLSYLRMADLNFNKHKDFLKAKAYYDSTVTVLPKNYPGYAQIVKKSQNLEYITGRYDVIAYQDTLQMLARLPETERIARIKKLTQLKVVAAATNNGTFRNNLFPDATRRNNTGAPATSSFYFSNPAALSRGYTDFLTKWGNRKQEDNWRQSIKSSSQATSESIAKIENDGYPADKIGMEKTIADKDTTGKKYMAAVPLTTEAVKVSNEKIIDAYYEIASFYQQELDDQPEAIRIYQLILSRFPDNSHLGSVYYSLYLCYQKTDPANAARYKALVLDKFPGSVYAKTILDPDYSMKQSDLEAAGIKRYNQVFELYEGKAFPSVITEINTTIQQYPAGSINPQLSYLRAIAIGRTQQIDSLTAAFKAITNAYPNDKLIVPLVKEHLTYIAAHQGEFRNRRVALPDFDPAEPRFFTTVAEKTAQQVTQTDLQPIAQPVKENANAAAKPPVVVPAVVKETSAVTKQIPVVPPVTTKDVPVTQPQVAVTTPVTTETPVVKTDVPPVIQPVPVVAAVIKDKTFSTAISKVYYFVVDVADASLTLSSSRFGIGQFNRGSFPGAGLKHQLTEFDNDQLIYVGNFLSFAEAKSYADGITPQLKQIMKVPAGMYSSFIISKENFEKLRSKELVTKYLDFYKNNY; from the coding sequence TTGAAGAATCTCCGACGCTCCAGTTTGAAATTGTTATTATTTTACCTGGGAAGCTCTTTATTAGTGGCTTGTAGTACGCCTAAAGATACGGCAACAAGCAGGGCTATGCAAAATTTAACTGCACGTTATAACTATATTTATAACGCGAATGTTATGCTCAATAATTACGAAGAAGAATCGTATAACAACTACATAGACAACTACAGTGACGTTTTACCGGTCTATACTGACCCCGAAAAATTCAGTTCAGAAAGCGTCCTTCATGCACCAGCCAATGACAGAGCGCTGGATGCCATCATCAAAAAATCAAGAGCCATTATTGCTGATAAAGCTTTCAGTAATTATATAGACAATGCTTACCTGCTTTTGGGTAAAGCCTATTATCTTAAAACCAATTATTTCGTTGCTGAAGAATACTTCGATTATACCGCCAAAACCTATACTAAAGATATGAATGTGCTGATTACGGCACAAAACTGGAAAGCGAGAAGTTTAATGCAGCTCAATAATATGGAAGATGCCGCAATTATTCTTGACACCGTTTATGATAACCTGGAACTGGTGAAGAAGAAAAGAGCTGAGCCTTACGCAACCATTGCACAATCTTATATTCATCAGAACAGATACAATGATGCGATCCCGATTCTGGAAAAAGCAGTCAAAGAAAGTCAGCTGCACCGTAACCGCATCCGCTGGACTTATATCCTTGCGCAGTTGTATGAACGTCAAAAAAAGTACAAAGAAGCTTTAGCGCTTTACACTAAAGTACAAAAAAGTAACGCTGGATTTGAGTTATACTTCAATGCGAATCTGAACAGGATCAAAGTTACGGGTATCCTTAACGGAGAACACCTGAACCGGAAGAAAGAATTGCTGACTTTACTCAAAGATGATAAGAACCTGGACTATCATGATCAGATTTATTATCAGATTGCAGAAGACTATGCCGAAGAAAATAATATCACTGAAGCAGAAAAGTTTTATAAGTTATCTATCCGGAACAGTACCAGGAACAATTATCAGAAAGGGTTATCTTATTTGAGGATGGCTGATCTGAATTTCAATAAACACAAAGATTTTCTGAAAGCAAAAGCCTATTATGATAGTACGGTAACCGTATTGCCTAAAAACTATCCCGGATATGCACAAATCGTAAAAAAGAGCCAGAACCTGGAATATATAACCGGCAGATACGATGTTATTGCTTACCAGGACACTTTGCAAATGCTCGCCAGGCTTCCTGAGACGGAGCGTATTGCCAGGATCAAAAAACTAACGCAACTTAAAGTAGTAGCTGCGGCTACAAATAACGGAACTTTCAGAAATAATCTTTTTCCGGATGCAACACGGCGTAACAATACGGGTGCACCTGCAACAAGTTCCTTTTACTTCAGTAACCCGGCAGCTTTAAGCAGAGGTTATACAGATTTTCTGACTAAATGGGGCAACAGAAAACAAGAAGATAACTGGAGACAGAGTATTAAATCATCTTCACAAGCCACTTCCGAAAGTATTGCTAAAATAGAGAATGATGGCTATCCGGCAGACAAAATCGGGATGGAGAAAACGATTGCCGATAAAGATACGACAGGTAAAAAATACATGGCTGCCGTTCCCCTGACTACTGAAGCGGTGAAAGTCTCGAATGAAAAAATCATTGACGCGTATTATGAAATCGCGAGCTTCTATCAGCAGGAGCTGGATGATCAGCCTGAGGCTATCCGGATATATCAATTGATATTAAGCAGATTTCCTGATAACAGTCACCTGGGTTCTGTTTATTATAGTTTATACCTGTGTTATCAAAAAACGGATCCTGCGAATGCTGCCAGGTATAAAGCATTGGTACTGGACAAGTTTCCAGGAAGTGTTTATGCAAAAACTATCCTTGACCCGGATTATTCTATGAAACAGTCTGATCTGGAAGCCGCAGGAATTAAAAGATACAACCAGGTATTTGAATTGTACGAAGGAAAAGCATTTCCATCGGTGATTACTGAGATAAATACTACGATTCAGCAATATCCGGCCGGTTCAATCAATCCTCAGTTAAGTTACCTGAGAGCGATAGCCATTGGAAGAACGCAGCAGATTGATAGTTTGACAGCAGCCTTTAAAGCCATTACGAATGCTTATCCCAATGATAAATTAATCGTCCCGCTGGTTAAAGAGCACCTTACTTATATCGCTGCCCATCAGGGCGAGTTCCGTAACAGAAGAGTTGCTTTACCAGACTTTGATCCGGCTGAACCTCGTTTCTTTACTACCGTAGCCGAAAAAACAGCTCAACAGGTTACGCAGACTGATCTTCAGCCAATTGCACAACCTGTAAAAGAAAACGCTAATGCGGCTGCTAAACCACCTGTTGTTGTGCCAGCTGTGGTGAAAGAAACTTCAGCCGTTACGAAACAGATTCCGGTTGTTCCACCAGTAACCACTAAAGATGTTCCGGTTACCCAACCACAGGTTGCTGTAACAACTCCTGTTACCACTGAGACCCCTGTTGTTAAAACCGATGTTCCACCAGTTATCCAGCCTGTGCCTGTTGTAGCTGCGGTTATTAAAGACAAAACATTCAGTACAGCAATATCGAAAGTCTACTATTTTGTGGTTGATGTGGCAGATGCCAGTCTGACTTTAAGCTCTTCACGATTTGGAATCGGTCAATTTAACCGTGGCAGCTTCCCGGGAGCAGGTTTGAAACATCAATTAACAGAATTTGACAATGACCAACTGATATATGTTGGGAACTTTCTTAGTTTTGCAGAAGCAAAAAGTTACGCTGACGGAATAACTCCTCAATTAAAACAGATCATGAAAGTCCCTGCTGGCATGTACAGCAGTTTCATCATCAGTAAGGAGAACTTCGAAAAGCTCCGGAGCAAGGAGCTGGTAACTAAATATTTAGATTTCTACAAAAACAATTACTAA
- a CDS encoding AtpZ/AtpI family protein yields MNDEPKEKKSANFVKYTGMGFQMLATIGVFAFAGYKIDQYRNNAQMIYTALLGLLGVIISLYQVIRQLNRKD; encoded by the coding sequence ATGAATGACGAGCCAAAAGAAAAAAAATCAGCAAATTTTGTAAAGTATACCGGGATGGGTTTCCAGATGCTGGCCACCATCGGCGTATTTGCTTTTGCAGGTTACAAAATTGACCAGTATAGAAATAATGCTCAAATGATTTATACAGCGCTGCTCGGCCTTTTAGGGGTGATCATTTCCTTATATCAGGTTATCAGACAACTGAATCGTAAGGACTAA